Proteins co-encoded in one Flavivirga eckloniae genomic window:
- a CDS encoding PadR family transcriptional regulator: protein MKIENTKAQMRKGVLEFCILSVLKDDDAYVAEILSTLKDAKLLVVEGTIYPLLTRLKNAGLLNYRWEESTSGPPRKYYGLTETGKLFLKELSTTWSELQNAVNIVTSQKTTKK, encoded by the coding sequence ATGAAGATAGAAAACACAAAAGCGCAAATGCGCAAAGGTGTGTTAGAATTTTGCATACTTTCTGTATTGAAAGATGACGATGCGTATGTTGCAGAAATTCTAAGTACACTTAAAGACGCAAAGCTACTCGTAGTAGAAGGTACTATTTACCCTTTACTCACACGACTTAAAAATGCGGGACTCTTAAACTACAGATGGGAAGAATCTACATCTGGACCACCAAGAAAATACTATGGTTTAACAGAAACAGGGAAACTATTTTTAAAGGAGTTAAGTACAACCTGGAGCGAACTACAAAATGCAGTGAATATAGTAACAAGCCAAAAAACAACAAAAAAATGA
- a CDS encoding head GIN domain-containing protein: protein MTTLVKFILATILSLTLFSCNFDMNFNTGVRGNGNVVTEDRTIREPFSTIKATEGLDVYLTQGDSESVSVEADENLQDLIVVEVVNDILKIHTKRNIGKASSKKVMVSFKDVSSIISTSGSDVYSTNVITAERLDLKSTSGSDMRLEVNTTELNCKSTSGSDLRLSGKTTKLIAEATSGSDIKAADLISESSHVKATSGADITVNTSKELTAKATSGGDIKYYGNPEKVDKSNNSSGSVRKR from the coding sequence ATGACAACATTAGTTAAGTTTATTTTAGCAACCATCTTGAGTTTAACGCTTTTTTCTTGCAATTTCGATATGAACTTCAACACTGGAGTTCGTGGAAATGGAAACGTTGTAACTGAAGATAGAACCATTCGCGAACCTTTTTCAACTATTAAAGCTACAGAAGGTTTAGACGTATACCTAACACAAGGTGATAGCGAAAGTGTTTCTGTTGAAGCAGATGAAAACCTTCAAGACCTTATTGTAGTAGAAGTTGTGAATGACATTTTAAAAATTCACACCAAAAGGAATATCGGCAAAGCCTCATCAAAAAAAGTGATGGTAAGTTTTAAAGATGTTTCAAGTATTATATCGACTAGCGGAAGCGATGTATATTCTACTAATGTTATTACAGCCGAAAGATTAGATCTTAAATCTACCAGTGGCAGCGATATGAGACTTGAGGTGAACACAACGGAATTAAATTGTAAATCTACTAGTGGTAGCGACTTACGCTTATCTGGAAAAACGACCAAGCTTATTGCTGAAGCTACCAGTGGTAGCGATATTAAAGCTGCAGACTTAATTTCTGAGTCCAGCCATGTAAAAGCCACTAGTGGTGCAGATATTACCGTAAACACGTCTAAAGAACTTACAGCAAAAGCTACTAGCGGCGGGGATATAAAATATTACGGAAATCCAGAAAAAGTAGATAAAAGTAATAACTCTTCTGGTAGTGTTAGAAAACGATAA
- a CDS encoding alpha-amylase family glycosyl hydrolase produces MRTTKKLILLIMMMLLAFSCKNEKTTKALPNTASPETESVELEEKEETLVEMTPITNDILETAIIYEANIRQYSPEGTFNAFTKDIPELKELGVKIIWLMPVFPISKTKRKATGGEFASLIEDEAERAKMLGSYYAVTDYTKINPEFGTIKDFRALVNEAHKHGIYVILDWVPNHTGWDHEWLKNHPEYYTQNGKGEVIHPDETDWTDVADLNYDNTDMRKEMIADMGYWITEQGVDGFRCDVAGSVPLDFWEEAIPQLRSKKDIFMLAEAWEPELLKANLFDMAYAWEGHHLLNDMANEKKSLMDWDKYATKVITDYERDDILMNFLTNHDENSWNGTIQERMGDASELMTVFSYIIPGMPLIYSGQEYGLNHRLKFFEKDSISKTKGRQWEVLKKLGTLKNTHEALNGGKQSASYLIFETDNKYVLKYIRSKAGKKITFIANFSSKPQTFKMTSAGKFLDYMTREEVQFNNKNVTLDPWGYKVLTDL; encoded by the coding sequence ATGAGAACAACAAAAAAATTAATACTGCTTATAATGATGATGCTTCTTGCTTTTTCATGTAAAAATGAAAAAACAACTAAAGCATTACCTAATACGGCATCACCAGAAACGGAGTCTGTAGAACTTGAAGAAAAAGAAGAAACTTTAGTTGAAATGACTCCAATAACCAATGATATTCTGGAAACAGCGATCATTTATGAAGCCAATATTAGGCAGTATTCTCCTGAAGGTACTTTTAATGCCTTTACAAAGGATATTCCAGAATTAAAGGAACTTGGGGTAAAGATTATTTGGCTTATGCCGGTATTTCCAATATCTAAAACCAAAAGAAAAGCTACTGGGGGTGAGTTCGCCAGTTTAATTGAAGATGAAGCGGAACGTGCTAAGATGCTGGGGAGTTATTATGCTGTTACCGATTATACAAAAATTAACCCAGAATTTGGTACTATAAAAGATTTTAGAGCTTTGGTTAACGAAGCTCATAAACATGGTATATATGTTATTTTAGATTGGGTTCCTAACCATACTGGGTGGGATCATGAGTGGTTAAAGAATCATCCTGAGTATTATACACAGAACGGTAAGGGCGAAGTAATACATCCAGACGAAACCGATTGGACTGATGTAGCCGATTTAAATTATGACAATACCGACATGCGCAAGGAAATGATTGCCGATATGGGTTATTGGATTACAGAGCAAGGTGTTGATGGATTTAGATGTGATGTTGCAGGTTCTGTACCATTAGATTTTTGGGAAGAGGCTATTCCGCAATTACGATCGAAAAAAGACATTTTTATGCTAGCAGAAGCCTGGGAGCCTGAACTTTTAAAAGCCAATCTATTTGATATGGCTTATGCCTGGGAAGGCCACCATTTATTAAACGACATGGCTAACGAGAAAAAGTCTTTAATGGATTGGGATAAGTACGCTACAAAAGTTATAACAGATTACGAACGAGATGATATTCTTATGAATTTTCTAACGAACCATGATGAAAATTCATGGAATGGAACAATACAAGAGCGTATGGGAGATGCTTCGGAACTTATGACTGTTTTTAGTTATATCATTCCGGGAATGCCTTTAATCTATTCAGGTCAAGAATATGGTTTAAATCACCGTTTAAAATTCTTTGAAAAAGATTCTATTTCTAAGACTAAGGGCAGACAGTGGGAGGTGTTGAAAAAGCTAGGGACTCTTAAAAATACACACGAAGCTTTAAATGGAGGGAAACAATCAGCTTCTTACCTTATTTTCGAAACGGATAATAAATATGTGTTGAAGTATATTAGGAGTAAAGCAGGAAAAAAAATTACGTTTATAGCCAATTTTTCAAGTAAGCCGCAAACTTTTAAAATGACCAGTGCAGGGAAGTTTCTGGATTATATGACCCGTGAAGAAGTACAGTTTAATAATAAAAACGTAACACTTGATCCTTGGGGATATAAAGTTTTAACCGATTTATAA
- a CDS encoding glycoside hydrolase family 13 protein: MRHKYRKYQTKQWVLIALSFVLMLSTSCKKQNSSSVNEPEIPVEVVEKQDILRVEPPNWWIGFKNTTLQLLVQHPNISEWAPEVSYTGVSIEKIHQADSPNYLFIDLNISETAKAGKFNIIFKKENTDDLICTYELKSREKPSEDYIGFDSSDAVYLITPDRFANGNPDNDTNTDLQEKTIDRTNNYARHGGDLAGIINHLNYIDDLGFTAIWSCPLLTNDMPESSYHGYAITDYYEVDPRYGTLNDYKSLAQEMSKRGMKLIMDQVANHCGLGHWWIKDLPFKDWVNYQEIYEEHKDSWTNEVTIKSNHKRTNNQDLYASKKDKAALTDGWFVSAMPDLNQRNPFMAQYIVQNSIWWVETVGLGGIRQDTYPYPDKDFMSDWAGAIMNEYPNFSIVGEEWSYNPLLIGYWQEGANNRDGYDSNLKSSMDFAMQSLILQGLNEPESWDQGLVKLYEGLANDFHYASPKDIMLFLDNHDMSRVFTQLKGDIVNTKMALSYVLTLPRIPQIYYGTEVLMNDFEKPGDHGLIRTDFPGGWEGDTTNAFTGAGLTEVQKEVQSYLKTLLNFRKSCKAIQEGKTVHFSPENGVYVLFRILGDETVVHIINKNEKPIELDLNRFEEMNLKGKVLKDVISGKAVVWLDSLKLETKGSIILVTKD, translated from the coding sequence ATGAGACATAAGTATAGAAAATATCAAACAAAACAATGGGTTTTAATTGCTTTGTCATTTGTACTGATGCTAAGTACATCCTGCAAAAAGCAAAATAGCTCATCTGTTAACGAACCAGAGATACCAGTTGAGGTTGTTGAAAAACAAGATATTTTACGTGTTGAACCTCCAAATTGGTGGATAGGATTTAAAAATACAACACTACAACTTTTAGTACAGCATCCGAACATTTCAGAATGGGCACCGGAGGTTTCCTATACAGGCGTTTCTATTGAAAAAATACATCAAGCAGATAGTCCGAATTATCTTTTTATAGATTTAAACATTTCTGAAACAGCAAAAGCAGGAAAGTTTAACATCATCTTTAAAAAAGAAAATACGGATGATTTGATTTGTACCTATGAGTTAAAATCCAGAGAAAAACCATCTGAAGATTATATCGGATTTGATAGTAGTGATGCGGTGTACCTTATAACGCCAGATAGGTTTGCGAATGGTAATCCTGATAATGACACCAATACCGATTTACAGGAGAAAACGATTGATAGAACCAACAATTATGCACGTCATGGAGGTGATTTAGCGGGCATAATAAATCATTTGAACTACATTGATGATTTAGGTTTTACAGCCATTTGGTCGTGTCCGTTATTAACCAACGATATGCCAGAGAGCTCTTATCATGGTTATGCTATAACCGATTACTATGAGGTAGATCCCAGATACGGTACATTAAACGATTACAAATCATTGGCTCAAGAAATGTCTAAAAGAGGCATGAAATTAATCATGGATCAGGTTGCTAATCACTGTGGTTTAGGGCATTGGTGGATAAAGGATTTACCATTTAAGGATTGGGTGAATTATCAGGAAATCTATGAGGAGCACAAGGATTCGTGGACTAATGAGGTAACCATAAAATCGAATCATAAACGCACGAACAATCAGGATTTATATGCATCTAAAAAGGATAAAGCGGCTTTAACCGACGGGTGGTTTGTCTCTGCCATGCCCGATTTAAATCAGCGTAATCCCTTCATGGCTCAATATATTGTTCAAAATAGTATTTGGTGGGTGGAAACCGTTGGACTAGGAGGTATAAGACAAGATACTTACCCGTATCCCGATAAGGATTTTATGAGCGATTGGGCTGGTGCTATTATGAACGAATACCCTAATTTTAGTATTGTGGGTGAGGAGTGGAGTTACAACCCTTTACTTATTGGGTACTGGCAAGAAGGCGCTAATAACCGGGATGGTTATGATTCTAATTTAAAATCTTCTATGGATTTCGCCATGCAAAGCTTGATTTTGCAGGGTTTAAATGAACCTGAATCATGGGATCAAGGTTTGGTGAAATTGTATGAAGGTTTGGCTAACGATTTTCATTATGCATCGCCTAAGGACATTATGCTTTTTCTAGATAATCACGATATGAGCCGTGTTTTTACACAATTAAAAGGTGATATTGTTAATACAAAAATGGCTTTAAGTTACGTGCTTACATTACCTCGAATTCCACAAATATATTATGGTACTGAGGTATTGATGAACGATTTTGAAAAACCGGGCGATCATGGTTTAATTAGAACAGATTTCCCGGGAGGCTGGGAAGGAGATACTACAAATGCATTTACCGGTGCTGGACTTACTGAGGTTCAAAAAGAAGTACAGTCTTATTTAAAAACATTGTTAAACTTTAGAAAATCTTGTAAAGCTATTCAAGAAGGGAAAACGGTGCATTTTTCTCCCGAAAATGGTGTATACGTTTTGTTTAGAATATTGGGAGATGAAACGGTGGTTCATATTATAAATAAGAACGAGAAACCTATTGAACTGGATTTAAACAGGTTTGAAGAAATGAATTTAAAAGGAAAGGTACTTAAGGATGTTATTTCTGGAAAGGCTGTTGTATGGCTAGATAGTTTAAAGTTAGAAACTAAAGGAAGTATTATTTTAGTAACAAAAGATTAA
- a CDS encoding PspC domain-containing protein yields MNKTVNINLAGIFFHIDEDAYLKLQRYLEAIKRSFTDSQGRSEIIADIEARIAELFNERVQNNKEVIRIKEVDEIISIMGQPEDYLVDDEIFEDEPQAAYQPKSAPIKKLYRDVDNSYVGGVSSGLGHYFGVEAVWVRLAWIILFSAAGTGVLLYILLWILVPEAKTTAEKIMMTGEPVNISNIEKKIKDGFENVTDVAKNVTDTVGAAAKNVSDSVSSAAKNVDFKKQGSKIKSSSKTFFDTLGEVIMFFLKIFAKFIGVILMFIGAVTIIALIITLFSLGVVDFIHIPGVDLDLVDTVNAGNTPVWLASLFTFFAVGIPFFFLFYLGLKILINNLKSIGNIAKFTLLGLWLISIIGLVVIGVRQASEHAFDEHVIVKQELNIKANDTIKIKMLESEFYANSYYRNHDFKVINGENGEPTIYRSDIRVLVKSTTDSIAKIGIEKSADGRSYEKAIERAKNINYNYAFNGNELLLDSYLTTSAENKYSDQEVFVKLYLPEGSIVNFNTNTKSFLNHRTYNGNIVTSADADHYLLITEDGITCLDCPVEEPYKVDIDVHDEDSVVKLDSTGLEIKDADVNIKINKKGVSGEDDDIEVKIDSDGINIKSKDE; encoded by the coding sequence ATGAATAAAACTGTCAATATAAATTTAGCTGGTATATTCTTCCACATCGATGAAGATGCATACCTAAAATTACAACGCTATCTTGAGGCTATAAAACGTTCATTTACAGATTCTCAAGGCCGCTCTGAAATTATAGCAGACATAGAGGCTCGTATCGCAGAACTTTTTAACGAGCGTGTTCAAAATAACAAAGAAGTTATACGCATTAAGGAAGTAGACGAAATTATTTCAATTATGGGGCAACCAGAAGATTATTTGGTTGACGATGAAATATTTGAAGATGAACCTCAAGCGGCTTACCAACCCAAATCGGCTCCAATTAAAAAGCTATATAGAGATGTAGACAACTCCTATGTAGGTGGTGTATCGTCTGGTTTAGGTCATTATTTTGGTGTTGAAGCTGTATGGGTTCGTTTGGCCTGGATTATATTATTTAGTGCTGCCGGAACAGGTGTTCTTCTATACATTTTATTATGGATTTTAGTACCTGAAGCTAAAACCACTGCCGAAAAAATAATGATGACGGGAGAACCTGTTAACATTAGTAATATTGAAAAAAAGATTAAAGATGGTTTTGAAAATGTAACCGATGTCGCAAAAAATGTAACTGATACGGTTGGGGCCGCTGCAAAAAACGTATCAGACTCAGTGTCCAGCGCAGCGAAAAATGTAGATTTTAAAAAGCAGGGAAGTAAGATAAAATCAAGCTCTAAAACGTTTTTCGATACCTTGGGAGAAGTCATTATGTTCTTCTTAAAGATTTTTGCAAAGTTTATAGGTGTTATCTTAATGTTTATAGGAGCCGTAACCATTATAGCTTTAATTATCACGTTGTTTTCTTTAGGTGTAGTAGACTTTATACATATTCCGGGCGTTGATCTTGATCTGGTAGATACTGTTAATGCCGGAAATACTCCTGTATGGTTGGCCTCCTTATTTACTTTCTTTGCTGTTGGTATCCCTTTCTTTTTCCTATTCTATTTGGGTTTAAAAATACTTATAAACAACTTAAAATCGATTGGTAACATTGCTAAGTTCACATTACTGGGCTTGTGGTTAATTTCCATTATAGGATTAGTAGTTATAGGTGTAAGACAAGCCAGCGAACATGCCTTTGACGAGCACGTGATCGTAAAGCAAGAATTAAACATAAAGGCTAACGATACCATAAAAATTAAAATGCTGGAAAGTGAGTTCTATGCGAATAGCTATTACAGAAATCATGATTTTAAAGTTATAAATGGCGAAAATGGAGAACCAACTATTTATAGATCGGATATTAGAGTACTTGTTAAATCAACTACCGACTCTATAGCTAAAATAGGTATAGAGAAAAGTGCCGATGGGAGAAGTTATGAAAAAGCGATTGAACGTGCTAAAAATATAAACTACAACTACGCTTTTAACGGAAATGAGTTATTGCTAGACTCCTATTTAACAACATCTGCTGAAAACAAATATAGTGATCAAGAAGTTTTTGTAAAACTCTATTTACCAGAGGGAAGCATAGTTAACTTTAATACGAATACAAAATCATTTCTAAATCATAGAACTTATAATGGGAATATTGTAACATCTGCAGATGCCGATCACTATTTGTTAATCACAGAAGATGGCATTACATGTTTAGACTGTCCTGTTGAAGAACCTTATAAAGTTGATATCGATGTTCACGATGAAGATTCTGTTGTTAAACTTGACAGTACAGGTTTAGAGATAAAAGACGCCGATGTTAATATAAAAATTAATAAAAAAGGGGTTTCTGGTGAAGATGACGACATAGAAGTTAAAATAGATTCAGACGGTATTAATATAAAATCAAAAGACGAATAA